The Clostridium sp. DL-VIII DNA window CTGATTTATTAATGTACGGTATGGGTGAAAAAACCGTAATTCAAATAGCAGATTTATTAAGATATGGTGCCGATATCAAAAATGTCACAACTGTACGCGGAACCTGCTATTTAACTAAAGATATATCAAATATTAAAAATGCTGTTATAGTTCAATCTTTTGAAGATGTATCAACTGATAAAAAAGCTTATGGAGAAGCTTATAAATCAGAGTATTATGAGCAAGACTCAATAAACGGAAGAACTATAATTCAAAAACATGGTGATAGATACTTAGTTCAAAATCCACCTCAGGAAAATTTAACTCAAGAGGAGATGGATTTAACTTATGACTTACCATATACAAGGACATATCATCCAGTGTATGAAGAAAAAGGTGGAATCCCTGCAATACAAGAAGTGAAATTTTCTATAACAAGCCATAGAGGTTGTTTTGGTTCGTGTTCATTTTGTGCATTAACTTTCCATCAAGGACGAGTTATTCAAAATAGAGGACAGGAGTCAATAATTGATGAAGCAAAGCTCTTAACAACTTTACCTGATTTTAAAGGATATATTCATGATATCGGCGGCCCTACAGCAAATTTTAGACATAGAGCATGTAAAAAACAAATAGAGCATGGTACTTGCAAAAATAAGCAATGTATGTTTCCAGCGCCTTGTAAAAATTTAATAATAGATCATACTGAATATCTTTCTTTACTAAAGAAGGTAAGAAAACTTCCTGGCATCAAAAAAGTATTCATCCGTTCTGGAATTAGATATGATTACCTAATTCATGATAAAAATGATGCATTCTTTAAGGACTTATGCGAGCATCACATCAGTGGTCAATTAAAAGTTGCTCCTGAGCATGTTGTTCCTAAAGTTTTAAATCAAATGGGAAAACCAACACGAGAAGTTTATGATAAGTTTGTTAATAAATATTTTCAAATAAACAAGAAACTAGATAAAAAACAATTTTTAGTTCCTTATTTAATGTCTTCCCATCCAGGTTCTGATTTAAGTGCTGCTATAGATCTTGCCTTATATATTAAAGAAATGGGATATACCCCAGAGCAAGTGCAAGATTTTTATCCAACACCAGGCAGCTTATCAACTACAATGTATTATACCGGTTTTAATCCTATAACTGGTGAGGAAGTTTATATTCCTAAAACTCCAGAAGAAAAAGAAATGCAGAGAGCTCTAATACAATTTGCTGTACCAAAGAACTATCAAAAAGTAAAAAAAGCTTTAATTAAGGCTCACAGAGAGGATTTAATTGGAAACGGTAAAAATTGTTTAATTGGTTTTGAGCCTGGAAAGCTTGGATATCAAGGTAAAAATAAGAATACCGGCAAATCATCTAGTAATACAAATAGAACTAGTAATGGAACTTATAATAAAAAATCTCTTAATGATAAAAATCAAAAAGATATTTCCAAACTAAAAAGTACCTCTAATGCAGCTCACAAAAATGCAAAGAATTCCTCTCGCAAAAGTGATAATGTAAAAAAAAGAGTTCATTAATAAATATTCTTTAACTTATTAATCAGTAATTCCATAACACATTACAACAAATGGCATTATAAGATTTTAGATTAACTTCCACTCTTATAATGCCATCTGTTTTTTTAATCCAATAATAAAAGATAATATTAATGTTTTTTGCACTCATCATTTTTTTAAAGAAACTTTAAAGCCATTTAGAACAAAATTTAAGATGACTAAAAATACCATATCTCCTACGACTGAATATGGGAAAAGTTTAATTCCACCTAAAATAATAATATTTTCTAACATTACTATTGAAATTGCTATGATTATAAAACATATTCCTTTTCTATTTACAAAAGGTTTATCTAATAATATCACATTCAAAACTAGAAGTATCCCAAGCAAAATTAGTGAAAATAAAAATAGAATTATACTTTTATCTATCTCTAATATGAATCCATACGAATAACTTACTTGAACTGCTACTTTAGAAATGTGTATTATAAAACCATAGATAGCAGTTGCAATCGCTGCAATAATATAACTGCCACCAAAGCCCAATTTTTCTGCTCTTAAATAAACGTAAGTTATGGCTAAAACTATAAGAGGAATTGATAAATGGTCTAAAAATATTATTGGTTTTAAGTAGTATATTATAGTACTATTTTTAAGTATGCATAAAAGGAATAAAGCTATATGTCTTAATAAAAATAATGTAATTACCAAGGTTAAATATATCTTTATTTTCTTTGGTGAAACTTCTAAATTTTTTCTTATTGTAGAAATAGATAAAAAAATTATAAGTAACAAAAATAAATAATATGCAAAGTTCACAAACTACGCTCCAATCCATATTCCTGTTACTTATATTTATTATTGGATATATTATTTTATACCTAAAAGTTTAATTCCACCTTTAATACATTGAATTCTTAATGGGAAATCTGGTCCTCTTTCTCCATCTATGTCTGTAACAATATCTTC harbors:
- a CDS encoding YgiQ family radical SAM protein, which produces MKLCKEFLPISKEDLEKRKIEQLDFIIVSGDAYVDHPSFGTSIIGRTLEAQGFTVGIIAQPNWHDCEDFKKLGKPKYGFLVNSGNIDSMVNHYTAAKRTRHEDLYSPGGEAGHRPDRALIVYCNRIREAYKDAAIAIGGIEASLRRFAHYDYWDNKVRRSILVDSKADLLMYGMGEKTVIQIADLLRYGADIKNVTTVRGTCYLTKDISNIKNAVIVQSFEDVSTDKKAYGEAYKSEYYEQDSINGRTIIQKHGDRYLVQNPPQENLTQEEMDLTYDLPYTRTYHPVYEEKGGIPAIQEVKFSITSHRGCFGSCSFCALTFHQGRVIQNRGQESIIDEAKLLTTLPDFKGYIHDIGGPTANFRHRACKKQIEHGTCKNKQCMFPAPCKNLIIDHTEYLSLLKKVRKLPGIKKVFIRSGIRYDYLIHDKNDAFFKDLCEHHISGQLKVAPEHVVPKVLNQMGKPTREVYDKFVNKYFQINKKLDKKQFLVPYLMSSHPGSDLSAAIDLALYIKEMGYTPEQVQDFYPTPGSLSTTMYYTGFNPITGEEVYIPKTPEEKEMQRALIQFAVPKNYQKVKKALIKAHREDLIGNGKNCLIGFEPGKLGYQGKNKNTGKSSSNTNRTSNGTYNKKSLNDKNQKDISKLKSTSNAAHKNAKNSSRKSDNVKKRVH